In Macaca nemestrina isolate mMacNem1 chromosome 14, mMacNem.hap1, whole genome shotgun sequence, the sequence tgtagtgaaccgtgactgtgccactgcactctagctggggcaacacaagacactgtctccaaaataaataataaataaaaagggggccaggcacagtggctcatgcctataatcccagcactttgggaggctgaggcaggaggatcgcttgagcccagaagtccaagaccagcctaggcaacatagtgagatcttgtctctacataaaataaaattaggcatGCTGGtgtgggagacggaggttgcagtgagccgagatcgcgccactgcactccagtctgggcaacagagcaagactctgtctcaaaaaaaaaaaaaaaaagtatctgaatCAGTGAAAATAAGGACTCTCTATAAAATATGCAAGTATAcaattttttcataaattttaggGGGCACGTAACCCCCCTGTCCACTGAGAAAGCGCTGTAAGAGCTCTGCTGGGGAAGGCTGCTTAGAGACAGAAAGTGTTTGTGTTGTCATGTAGCAtgaatctgatttttatttttaaagattgtatAAATCCAGAAAGGATCACAAGAAGAACTAGGTCAAAATGTAAGCAGTGTTTATCTCTGGGTAATGGgattatgggtgatttttatcttcttgtgtgtctgtgtccttgtattttcaaaacattatataatgagcgaattatttttataatcagaaaaaaatttttttttagtcaaaAAAGGCACATCAGCCACACAGTGAGAGTACCAGGTTTTAGGTTTTAAGATTTAGGGACACTTACTGTCCTCAGTAAAATCTTCTTAATACTGCTGCAAGCAACAAAATCACTTTAAAGCAGCTTGCACTGCTGTGGAATATTCCTTTTAAACACAGTTTTGtaaagtttgcattttttttttcttaaagaaataggGTCtcgcactgtcatccaggctggagtgcagtggcatgatcaaggctcactgcagcctccacctcctgggctcaagcagtcctcccacctcagcctcctaagtagctgggactacaagtgcacgccaccaggcctggctaattttttatagtttgtaGAGGCACAGGTCTCAGGatgggctggtcttggactcctaaactcaagcaatacccccaccacagcctcccaaagtgctgggattataggtgtgagccaccataccagtctggctctatttttttaatgtgcattttgATCTCTGTGagagaaaaacacaataaatgaagaaagggggtggggagagaacaTGGTCATCAAACAGGTGGACACCTTGTGCCAGTGTCATGTCTGAGGCTGCCCAGAAATGGccaaaggccgggcatggtggctcacacctgtaatcccagcactttgggaggccaaggcgggcagatcacgaggtcaggagatcaagatcatcctggctaacatggagaaaccccatctctactaaaaatacaaaaaattcaccaggcatggtggtgggcgcctgtagtcccagctactcgggaggctaacgcaggagaatggcgtgaacccgggaggcggcgtttgcagtgagccgagatcgcaccactgcactccagcctgagcaacagagcaagactctgtctcaaaaaaaaaaaaaaggccagcagttcgagaccagcctggggcaatgtggtgaaaccccctctctactaaaaatacaaaaattaaccaggcatggtggcacgcctgtaatcccagctacttgggaggctgaggcacgagaattgcttgaacccggaagcagaggttgcagtgagccatgatcatgccactacactctagcctgggtgacacagtgtgactgtctcaagaaaaaaaaaagaaaagaaatggcaagGGCTTATTTCACAGCACCTGCCCTATGGGCTTTGAGGAGGAAAGAGACGGGCACCCCCCCAGCTAGGGTATTGGGATCCAGCCTTCAGCCCCATTCCTGGGAACACCCCCCCTGCCTTCCATGGGGAAATGTATTTCCATGTGATTTGGGTAGAGCTGGCCTGCCTAGGCCTAGCCAGTCAGAATGCCCCATCCCTGGCCAGGGGATTGCTTCAGAAACGTGCACATGACCACAACCAAATTAACCAGCATTTCCCCTAGAAATTGTTCTGCTACTGCAGACACAGGTGACTGCCCTTCCTTGGAGGTCACTGtgcagggaggctggggctgtGGGTACCTGGTGCCCACTGTAGTAAGAGATGGAGCCTCTCTAAGAAATGGTATCCCCTGGGTCCAGCTGTATCTCTTGCCTTCCCACTTACCTAAGCCAAAAACGTTGCTCCTTTTTGCTCAAGCTAATTTCTGTCTTACAGAAATTAGAATTTTTGTCACTTACAACCGCAAAGAACCGCCACTGATGCAGGAGGACAGTATTGATGTCTTTGTGTTGGGGACCAAGGTGAGGTGGTCGTAGCTAGGGACTGGAGGGACTttgtacatttttgttgttgtttttgagatggaatctcactctgtcacccaggttggagtgcagtggtgtgatctcggctcactgcaacctccacccccgggttcaagcaattctgcctcagcctcccaagtagctgggatcacaggcatgcaccacattACCCAGCTaactctgtatttttagtggagaagggggtgccaccatgttggccaggctggtcttgaactcctgacctcaggtgatctgcccacgtcagcttcccagagtgctaggattacaagcctgagccactgcacctgaccataATGTTCTTCATGGCCTCGGGGCCAAGTAGGATTCAAGAGAAGACTTCATGGAGAGAGATCATTGGGAGAGGGTTTGATAAATCCCCGACACCTGAAGCTTGTTAACAGCTTGTGCTAAGTATGTCTTTTTAGTTTCCTTCTGTGTCACAAGATCTATTTTTATACAAACAACTCATTCTGCAGATGCAATTTTGAATCCTGTTTTATCTGACATTGCATCACCTTTCCACATTATTATAAATTCCCCAGTTATCCTATTTGTTCATTGTTCTATGAGCTGGGTGGGCTTTTTCACCATCTAACCAATCCCCTACTTTTGAGTATTTTAGATCATTTCccgttagcttttttttttaccatgataCTAATAGCAAAGAACGTCTCGGTGAGTCATCATTCTCCTGTGTTTATGATTATTTCACCCAAGTAGAAAACCACTCAAGGAAACTCTTCTCAACGTGAGAAACAGCTAACAGAGACGCAGGCTGCAGGCAAGCGGAGGTCACCAAGAGCCCTTCCTGTCCCCTCAGCCCCACCTGGAAGCTTCAAATCGTGACCTCTGTAAAATCAGGACAGAGCCCGTGACCACTGACTCAAGGGCCTGTCCAACCTATGAAAGTGTTTGATTTGCCCTCCAtagggtttgttttgtttcaattctgAACTAGctgttaacattttgaaattGGGAGATTTCACATACAAACCTGGATTTCTGGATTCTTCTTAAAACTAAgagatctgggccaggcgcggtggctcaagcctgtaatcccagcactttgggaggccgagatgggcggatcacgaggtcaggagatcaagaccatcctggctaacatggtgaaaccccatctctactaaaaaatacaaaaatctagccgggtgaggtggcgggcgcctgtagtcccagctactcgggaggctgaggcaggagaatggcgtaaacctgggaggcggagcttgcagtgagctgagatcgggccactgcactccagcctgggcgacagagcgagactccgcctcaaaaaaacaaaaacaaaaacaaaaaaaccaaaaaactaagaGATCTGGAGCTGAGAAGCAGCTGTCTCATGAGACAGAGCCTGTGTCCCAGCTGTGGCCCTAGCTAACACGGTCCTGCTGCTGAGATGACACGTCCCAGCCCTTGCACACCTTTACAACTGCCCACAGAGTCCTGAAAGCACCTCCGGCTGCCCGCCAGGCCTTCCCGCCCCAGTCTAGTTCCAGATCCCAGGAGGGCTGAAGTTTCTGATTAAACAGGCCCCCATGACAATGAAAGGGGGAGACACAGGGAAGCCCTAACCTCCAACCACAAAAGAACCTGATCTTCAGCCTTGTCACCCCACAGCGGGGTCAGCACACGTGCCGCAGGGGGCTGGGGTCTGTGCCACAACCTGTCCTCTCCCACAGGGATGGTCACACTGTTCCTGTCTAGAGGGAACCTTAAGAGACTGTCATGAATTCCTGTACTATATCCCTCACCAAGCCATGTTACAGGCagggaaaactgaggttcaaggtcacacagttaacaGTGTGAGGAGGCCTGGCTGGCGGCGGCAATGCTTAACCCAAAGGTAGACCCTGCAGATAGCAGATTCAGGCCCTGGCTGACGAGACCACCTCCCCACAACGCAGAGCTTCCACGATCCCCCACTCACTCATCCTCTGTCTCCAGGACATCCCGGGGCACGGGCAGCAGGGACAGGAGGCAGGCTTGGCTCATGTGCTGGATCTCCCCTAGCCGCTGCTGGTGCTGAGGCTCCGACATGTGGTCCTGGAACTCCTGCAGCAGGAGGGAGTGAGGGATGGGCCTGGGGCGTGAGCCTGGAACAGTGGGCAAGGCTGGGGCCTCGGGAGGCAGATCCCAGCCTCATCACTGTGAGCCCATTTCTCTCACCACACATTTCTCTCTTGTGTAGGCTAGAGCAGGCACGATAAACTGAGACACAGGGTACATGCCAGCCCAAGCTTCTGCCCCTCCCAGAGAATGTGTGAGTGCCTCAAAGACAAGGAGCAGCCTGGTTAGCATCCAGGTCTCCAAGGCTCTGCCAGGTGAGGCACAGAGTAACACAGCTCACAGCACAAGAGTAGTAATAATACAAGTACAATGCAATCATGATTACTGCTACACTCACTTTGGGCCAGGCCTGCGCTCAGGACTCCAATGTCAAGTTGGTGCCTCCCCAGAACCACCCAGTGAGGTAGATTCTaaacgtttctttctttcttttttttttttttttttttgagacagagtcttgctctgtcacccaggctggagcacggtggcatgatctcagctcactgcaacctctgcctcctggattctcctgcctcagcctcctgagtagctaggattacagacgcacgccactacatatttttagtagagatggggtttcaccatgttggtcaggctggtctcaaactcctgacctcgtgatccgcccacctcggccttccaaagtgctgggtttacaggcgtgagccactgtgcgggACCCTAAACTTTCCTTTGTCTGACGTAAGAGGAAATAGGCACGGGGTGGAATTCGCTTTCCAAGGTCCCCCAGCTCCTCAGAGCCGATATGAACCAGGTCTGCCTGACTCTAAAAacctgcttgagcccaagaggtagaggctgcagtgagttgagatgatgccactgcattccaacctgggagacagagtaagaccctgtcttgaaacaaaaaacaaaaaaacaaaaccaccaaaaCCTGCCTTCTTGGCTGGTCAGGAAATGTTTCCCAAGCAAATGCATGGCTGCTGGAGGCAGGGCCCAGTGCAGCCTGAGGCAGCCTTGGGAGGGCAGGTTGCGCACTCCACGCAGGCCCCACCCCTCCCCGCCCTTATCTCCTGTATCAGTACCTGCTGGCTGGAGCAGCTGGCCTTGCAGATGTAGCAGAAGAACTGGAGGGCCTGCTTTGAGGGAGTGCTGGTAGCTGCAGGGGTGGAGGAGGCAGAGTCACTGGGGCGGGGCACAGGTGTCAGGGGTACAGTGCTAAAGGCCCGGCTGTCACTGCTCTGCAGAATGGTGACCTTCAGGGAGCCCCCAGCGCCCCATACCTGCATGGGGAGTAGAAACTGAGCTTCTACCAACTGTGTACTTACAGTGGGCCAGCCCAGCATTCGACATCTACCAACATAGTCTCATCAGATCTTCCTGacgatggggaaactgaggctctgagctGTTAGGGGACCACCCCAGCTTACACAGCTAGAAAGCACTGCAGTCAGGATGCGTACCCAGGTCAGCCTAAAGTACCACCCGTCCCACCCCTTGTatgacagatggggaaacagactCACAGAAGGGAAAGGGTTTGCCCACAGTTATGCAGAGCTGGGACCCAAACCCCACAGAGAGGCTTCCACTCTGTGCTCTCTCCATGAGGGCAACATTACCCATGCAAGACTGGGGCTCTTGCTTGGGGATGGGCAGGCTGGAAGGGATGGATGTGAAGACAGCACAACAGCAAGAAGGTCCCATGCAGACCACTGTCAAGCCCAGCCTGGTCTGTCCCCCCATCCTAGGCAGAGGGCTGTCATCCCATTTCACAGTGGGGGAAACACAAGGAGGCCCTGAGGTGGCCTGGGGCAGAAAGAGGCCATCCCACcctgctgggctctgtggccctcACACTGCCACATCAGGGCCTCTACCCACCCCTGGCATCTCTCTTGCTCTGTTTTCATATTCTCCCACATCTAGGCCACTGGCCGACTCCTTCTGGATCTCTTCCATGCTGACTTGGGTGCCCACAGGCTCCGGCAAGGTCTTTTCCATGCCTGAAATGACAGATGTGCTGTTTCCCAGAGTGCATCTCCCACCCCAGGACCAAGAGCTGCTTTCTCCGTCCGCAGCCAGAACCTTGAGGCCCCCAGCATGGATGATCCTGGACCTGGGTTCCGGGCCTAGCCATCAGTCCCAGGCAGCACCCAGTTAGGGGAGGAATGAAGGGTCTGGGCAGAGCTGTTCCATCACCAGACCAGCTAGAAGCCAGTGCTCACTTACCTCCACCAGCTTCTACTGCATCAGGTGGCATCTCCAACCCGCAGACATGAACCACAACCGGTGTTTGCTCTGGAGCCAGCACCGACACCTGTGGCTCGGTCTGAGGCTGCTCATGGGTTTGCTCTGGTGGCTGTACTGGCACCTGCGCTGGAGGCTGCTCCTGCGGCTGGACCCTTGGCTGTGCTTGTGTGTGGACCTGTGGATACGTCTGTGTCTGGGCCTGCTTCTGCAGCTGCAGGTGCACCTGCCTTGGGGGCTGTGAACGTGCCTGGGGCTGCAGCCGCTTctgcagctctgcctcctgctgcaGCTGCACCTGCCTTGGGGCCTGTGAATGTGCCTGTGGCTGTACCTGTGGCTGCATCTGCTTCTGtggctctgcctcctgctgcAGCTGTGGCTGCACCTGCTTCTGTTGCAGCACTAAGTGCTCGGGAGAGGTCTGTGTTTGTGCCTGCTTCTGCAGCTTTGGCTGCACCTGGGCATCTGTGGGTGGTATCCGTGGCTGAGTCTGTGACTGCACCTGGGCCTGGATCTGCAGGACCCGTGGCTGGAATCGTGGCAGCACTTGGGCTTCCAGGGGCTCAGGCAGCAGGTCTGGTGTCTGTGTCTGTTTCGGTACTGTCATCCGGGCCTGTGGCTGGGCCTTCGCCTGTAGCTGCCCTGGAGGTTCCTTCTCTGTGGGTTCTTCTGAGCTAGGAAGGATCAAAAGAAAATCCCAGTCATGTCTTCAAAGAGGCCCCAGGGGCTCCCAAGGAAGGCCAAAActaggccgagcatggtggctcccatctgtaatcccagcattttgggaggctgaggcaggtggatcatttgaggtcaggagttcgagaccagcctagccaatgtggtgaaacctgggattagaggtatgagccaccatgcccagcccgagactgtttcttttttgtttttgttgttgttgttatttatttattttttttctgagatggagtttagctcttgttgcccaggctggagtgcaatggcacgatctcggtttattgcaacctctgcatcctgggttcaagcaattctcctgcctcagcctcctgagtagctgggattacaggtatgcaccaccacacccggctaattttgtatttttagtagagaaggggtttctccatgttggtcaggctggtctcaaactcccgactgcaggtgatccacccacctcagcctcccaaagtgctgggattacaggtgtgagctaccgcatgCAGCCCAAGACTCAGTTTCTAATGCTCGCTCTACCACTTACAGGCTGGGGAACCCCCTCTGCTACTGCCACTGCCACCCCTGCCTTTGCAGGGCACCCAGGCCCAGGTCAGGTCTTCAGCATCAGTTACCTCCTCAACCTCTTGGCTGGCGGCTCGGACACCTCGCAAGGCTCAGGCTCAGGTGCTGCAGTGCATTTTTCCTTGCCGATGTCCTCTGGGCAGGGTGGTAAATCTTGGTCTGGAATGCAGGCATGAGCGAGGGAACTCAGATGTTGGGGAGAGCATCTCTAACCTCCATGAGATAGAGACTGGGCTCCCCACCTTCCCACCAGGAACCCCAGCCTCCCACACCTGCCTCTATCACCTGCTGACCCGCCCACCGGCCCCGCCCCATCCATGTCCCTCTGAAGGGCCAgcagcctccctccctcacctTCTGATGTGTCCATCCCGGGCTCTGCGGCTTCCTCAGACCCCTCTGGGGGGTCTGACTTGTCTTCCACAGGCATTGTCTGAGAAGAAGAATCCTGCTTCCTTTCAGAAACTATGTTGACATCCGATACCCGCCCCATCAGTACCCCCTTGCCCAAGGGCAGCTGCCCCCATCCTCCAGGGGATGATAGGCCCCAAGGACCTCTGGTGGGCCTGGTCCCAGAACTGCCGAGTGGATGATCTTAGTAAAAATGTCCCAGCAATGGTGTCTAGGGGACTCTACCTAGTTGTCTGTTAAATAAACCCAGGTTTGGAGAACACGAAGCCTTCTCCTGGCCACAGTGCTACCTCCTGACCTGACTTCCCACCCAGTTTTCCACGAAGTAGCCAGTGgggtccttcttttttttttttttttttttctttttgagacagagtttcactcttgtggcccaggctggaatgcaatagcacaatcctgcaacctccgcctcctgggttcaagcgattctcctgccttagcctcccaagtagctgggattacaggcacacgccaccacacctgcctaattttttttttttttttttttttttttgagacggagtctcgctctgtcgcccaggctggagtgctgtggccggatctcagctcactgcaagttccgcctcccgggttcccgccattctcctgcctcagcctcccgagtagttgggactacaggtgcccgccacctcgcccggctagttttttgtattttttagtagagacggggtttcaccgtgctagccaggatggtctcgatctgctgacctcgtgatccacccgtctcggcctcccaaagtgctggaattacaggcttgagccacggcgcccggcctaatttttgtatttttagtagagttggggattcaccatgttggccaggctggtctcaaaatcctgacctcagatgatgtgcccgcctcggcctcccaaagtgctgggattacaggcatgagccaccacacccggcccaatgGGGTCCTTCTAAAATGCAAACCTGATCATGTCTCTTCTTTCAGGCTTAAAGCCCTCCCATGGCTTCCCGCAGCCCTGGTGCATGCCCTACGCCAAGCCTGAAAACCCTCTGCACACCCACCCCTTCCCTGCACAACCTGGCCTCTGCACACTCCCTGCCCCGGCCATGCCCCGACAACCAGCCCTCTCTGCTTATCTCCCTTAGCCTTCTCTCTGGTCAAGCCCCAGGCCCGTCCCTGACCCCAGGCTTTCACTTAGAGCCTCTCGCAGGAAGCCCTCCTGACTCCAGAATGGGTCCAGAACCCACTTCCTTTTCGTGgcatttctgtattcttttttttcttcttcttcttccataaagccagggtctcactgtgtttcccaggctggtctcgaactcctgggctcaagtgatcctcctgccttggccttccatagtgctgggattacaggcacgagttgTCACACCCGGCCTCCACAGTCTTAATTAATTGGTTGGAGCATTATTTGCATTAATATCTCTCACCGCCCTCCCCATTCCTGTCCAAGACCTCAGGGAGGGCCAGGCCAGATACGTCATCTGCACCAGGGAGTCCCCTGCAGGGACTTCCAGATGTCTGCTAAATGAACACACAGCTCTCTCTGGCCAGTTCCAGGGCACCCCAGGAGGCCACCAGAAGcctgcagcctccctccctccctccttccctccctcctgctaAGCCCAAGGAATGAGCACTGAGCAGGGAATGGCAATCTGGACATATCAGGATTCTGCCCTTCAGAAAGTACCCAGCTGTCACCCTGCACGACATAGGCACCAGCCTGAGAGTCAGGAGGCCTGGGCTCTGGGTCCCTCGACAGCTGTGAGACTCAGGACCAACCCCACCCCAATCTCTGAGCCTGGGTTTTTCCATACGTGAAAAAATGAGGGCAGGACAGGTTAGACACTAGACCATATCTGTGATAACAGGCCCGTTGGAAGGTTGGAGGCTGGGCCCCTCGCTGGAGGAAAAGGCCTCACCTCCAGAAGTGGCGTTGCCCCTGCCCTGGAATGCACCCAGGAAAGTGTGTGAGGGAGGAGCTGCGGGGACCTTCAGGGACAGGACAGTCTAGGGAGGAGGTGAGCCCTTTGCAGATCTCCTGCTTACGCCAGGAAAAAGGTAAACACCTCTCAAACACACAAGGAGCCAGGGGGCTGCAGGCTGGAACCTACAGCCAGCAACAGCGCATAGCTTAGGATTTTATAGCATTGTTCTACCCCAGTTACATTTcctattgtttgtttgtttctttgtttgtttgtttgtctgagacggagtctcactctgttgcccaggctgcagtgcatgatctcggctgactgcagcctctgtcttccaggttcaagtgattctcctacctcagccttcctgagtagctgggattacaggcacctgccactagggcccagctaatttttgtgtttttagtagagacggggtttcaccatgttggccaggctggtctcg encodes:
- the LOC105463973 gene encoding cip1-interacting zinc finger protein isoform X6, yielding MFNQQQQQQLQQLQQQQLQQQQLQQQQLLQLQQLLQQSPPQAPLPMTVSRGLPAQQPQQPLLNLQGTNSASLLNGSMLQRALLLQQLQGLDQFAMPPATYDTAGLTMPTATLGNLRGYGMASPGLAAPSLTTPSLTPPQLATPNLQQFFPQATRQSLLGPPPVGVPMNPSQFNLSGRNPQKQARTSSSTTPNRKDSSSQTMPVEDKSDPPEGSEEAAEPGMDTSEDQDLPPCPEDIGKEKCTAAPEPEPCEVSEPPAKRLRSSEEPTEKEPPGQLQAKAQPQARMTVPKQTQTPDLLPEPLEAQVLPRFQPRVLQIQAQVQSQTQPRIPPTDAQVQPKLQKQAQTQTSPEHLVLQQKQVQPQLQQEAEPQKQMQPQVQPQAHSQAPRQVQLQQEAELQKRLQPQARSQPPRQVHLQLQKQAQTQTYPQVHTQAQPRVQPQEQPPAQVPVQPPEQTHEQPQTEPQVSVLAPEQTPVVVHVCGLEMPPDAVEAGGGMEKTLPEPVGTQVSMEEIQKESASGLDVGEYENRAREMPGVWGAGGSLKVTILQSSDSRAFSTVPLTPVPRPSDSASSTPAATSTPSKQALQFFCYICKASCSSQQEFQDHMSEPQHQQRLGEIQHMSQACLLSLLPVPRDVLETEDEEPPPRRWCNTCQLYYVGDLIQHRRTQDHKIAKQSLRPFCTVCNRYFKTPRKFVEHVKSQGHKDKAKELKSLEKEIAGQDEDHFITVDAVGCFEGDEEEEDDEDEEEIEVEEELCKQMRSRDISREEWKGSETYSPNTAYGVDFLVPVMGYVCRICHKFYHSNSGAQLSHCKSLGHFENLQKYKAAKNPSPTTRPVSRRCAINARNALTALFTSGGRPPSQPNTQDKTPSKVTARPSQPPLPRRSTRLKT
- the LOC105463973 gene encoding cip1-interacting zinc finger protein isoform X8, with the protein product MFNQQQQQQLQQLQQQQLQQQQLQQQQLLQLQQLLQQSPPQAPLPMTVSRGLPAQQPQQPLLNLQGTNSASLLNGSMLQRALLLQQLQGNLRGYGMASPGLAAPSLTTPSLTPPQLATPNLQQFFPQATRQSLLGPPPVGVPMNPSQFNLSGRNPQKQARTSSSTTPNRKDSSSQTMPVEDKSDPPEGSEEAAEPGMDTSEDQDLPPCPEDIGKEKCTAAPEPEPCEVSEPPAKRLRSSEEPTEKEPPGQLQAKAQPQARMTVPKQTQTPDLLPEPLEAQVLPRFQPRVLQIQAQVQSQTQPRIPPTDAQVQPKLQKQAQTQTSPEHLVLQQKQVQPQLQQEAEPQKQMQPQVQPQAHSQAPRQVQLQQEAELQKRLQPQARSQPPRQVHLQLQKQAQTQTYPQVHTQAQPRVQPQEQPPAQVPVQPPEQTHEQPQTEPQVSVLAPEQTPVVVHVCGLEMPPDAVEAGGGMEKTLPEPVGTQVSMEEIQKESASGLDVGEYENRAREMPGVWGAGGSLKVTILQSSDSRAFSTVPLTPVPRPSDSASSTPAATSTPSKQALQFFCYICKASCSSQQEFQDHMSEPQHQQRLGEIQHMSQACLLSLLPVPRDVLETEDEEPPPRRWCNTCQLYYVGDLIQHRRTQDHKIAKQSLRPFCTVCNRYFKTPRKFVEHVKSQGHKDKAKELKSLEKEIAGQDEDHFITVDAVGCFEGDEEEEDDEDEEEIEVEEELCKQMRSRDISREEWKGSETYSPNTAYGVDFLVPVMGYVCRICHKFYHSNSGAQLSHCKSLGHFENLQKYKAAKNPSPTTRPVSRRCAINARNALTALFTSGGRPPSQPNTQDKTPSKVTARPSQPPLPRRSTRLKT
- the LOC105463973 gene encoding cip1-interacting zinc finger protein isoform X4, with amino-acid sequence MFNQQQQQQLQQLQQQQLQQQQLQQQQLLQLQQLLQQSPPQAPLPMTVSRGLPAQQPQQPLLNLQGTNSASLLNGSMLQRALLLQQLQGLDQFAMPPATYDTAGLTMPTATLGNLRGYGMASPGLAAPSLTTPSLTPPQLATPNLQQFFPQATRQSLLGPPPVGVPMNPSQFNLSGRNPQKQARTSSSTTPNRKDSSSQTMPVEDKSDPPEGSEEAAEPGMDTSEDQDLPPCPEDIGKEKCTAAPEPEPCEVSEPPAKRLRSSEEPTEKEPPGQLQAKAQPQARMTVPKQTQTPDLLPEPLEAQVLPRFQPRVLQIQAQVQSQTQPRIPPTDAQVQPKLQKQAQTQTSPEHLVLQQKQVQPQLQQEAEPQKQMQPQVQPQAHSQAPRQVQLQQEAELQKRLQPQARSQPPRQVHLQLQKQAQTQTYPQVHTQAQPRVQPQEQPPAQVPVQPPEQTHEQPQTEPQVSVLAPEQTPVVVHVCGLEMPPDAVEAGGGMEKTLPEPVGTQVSMEEIQKESASGLDVGEYENRAREMPGVWGAGGSLKVTILQSSDSRAFSTVPLTPVPRPSDSASSTPAATSTPSKQALQFFCYICKASCSSQQEFQDHMSEPQHQQRLGEIQHMSQACLLSLLPVPRDVLETEDEEPPPRRWCNTCQLYYVGDLIQHRRTQDHKIAKQSLRPFCTVCNRYFKTPRKFVEHVKSQGHKDKAKELKSLEKEIAGQDEDHFITVDAVGCFEGDEEEEDDEDEEEIEVEEELCKQMRSRDISREEWKGSETYSPNTAYGVDFLVPVMGYVCRICHKFYHSNSGAQLSHCKSLGHFENLQKYKAAKNPSPTTRPVSRRCAINARNALTALFTSGGRPPSQPNTQDKTPSKAL
- the LOC105463973 gene encoding cip1-interacting zinc finger protein isoform X3, producing the protein MFNQQQQQQLQQLQQQQLQQQQLQQQQLLQLQQLLQQSPPQAPLPMTVSRGLPAQQPQQPLLNLQGTNSASLLNGSMLQRALLLQQLQGLDQFAMPPATYDTAGLTMPTATLGNLRGYGMASPGLAAPSLTTPSLTPPQLATPNLQQFFPQATRQSLLGPPPVGVPMNPSQFNLSGRNPQKQARTSSSTTPNRKDSSSQTMPVEDKSDPPEGSEEAAEPGMDTSEDQDLPPCPEDIGKEKCTAAPEPEPCEVSEPPAKRLRSSEEPTEKEPPGQLQAKAQPQARMTVPKQTQTPDLLPEPLEAQVLPRFQPRVLQIQAQVQSQTQPRIPPTDAQVQPKLQKQAQTQTSPEHLVLQQKQVQPQLQQEAEPQKQMQPQVQPQAHSQAPRQVQLQQEAELQKRLQPQARSQPPRQVHLQLQKQAQTQTYPQVHTQAQPRVQPQEQPPAQVPVQPPEQTHEQPQTEPQVSVLAPEQTPVVVHVCGLEMPPDAVEAGGGMEKTLPEPVGTQVSMEEIQKESASGLDVGEYENRAREMPGVWGAGGSLKVTILQSSDSRAFSTVPLTPVPRPSDSASSTPAATSTPSKQALQFFCYICKASCSSQQEFQDHMSEPQHQQRLGEIQHMSQACLLSLLPVPRDVLETEDEEPPPRRWCNTCQLYYVGDLIQHRRTQDHKIAKQSLRPFCTVCNRYFKTPRKFVEHVKSQGHKDKAKELKSLEKEIAGQDEDHFITVDAVGCFEGDEEEEDDEDEEEIEVEEELCKQMRSRDISREEWKGSETYSPNTAYGVDFLVPVMGYVCRICHKFYHSNSGAQLSHCKSLGHFENLQKYKAAKNPSPTTRPVSRRCAINARNALTALFTSGGRPPSQPNTQDKTPSKKDPER
- the LOC105463973 gene encoding cip1-interacting zinc finger protein isoform X5 encodes the protein MFNQQQQQQLQQLQQQQLQQQQLQQQQLLQLQQLLQQSPPQAPLPMTVSRGLPAQQPQQPLLNLQGTNSASLLNGSMLQRALLLQQLQGNLRGYGMASPGLAAPSLTTPSLTPPQLATPNLQQFFPQATRQSLLGPPPVGVPMNPSQFNLSGRNPQKQARTSSSTTPNRKTMPVEDKSDPPEGSEEAAEPGMDTSEDQDLPPCPEDIGKEKCTAAPEPEPCEVSEPPAKRLRSSEEPTEKEPPGQLQAKAQPQARMTVPKQTQTPDLLPEPLEAQVLPRFQPRVLQIQAQVQSQTQPRIPPTDAQVQPKLQKQAQTQTSPEHLVLQQKQVQPQLQQEAEPQKQMQPQVQPQAHSQAPRQVQLQQEAELQKRLQPQARSQPPRQVHLQLQKQAQTQTYPQVHTQAQPRVQPQEQPPAQVPVQPPEQTHEQPQTEPQVSVLAPEQTPVVVHVCGLEMPPDAVEAGGGMEKTLPEPVGTQVSMEEIQKESASGLDVGEYENRAREMPGVWGAGGSLKVTILQSSDSRAFSTVPLTPVPRPSDSASSTPAATSTPSKQALQFFCYICKASCSSQQEFQDHMSEPQHQQRLGEIQHMSQACLLSLLPVPRDVLETEDEEPPPRRWCNTCQLYYVGDLIQHRRTQDHKIAKQSLRPFCTVCNRYFKTPRKFVEHVKSQGHKDKAKELKSLEKEIAGQDEDHFITVDAVGCFEGDEEEEDDEDEEEIEVEEELCKQMRSRDISREEWKGSETYSPNTAYGVDFLVPVMGYVCRICHKFYHSNSGAQLSHCKSLGHFENLQKYKAAKNPSPTTRPVSRRCAINARNALTALFTSGGRPPSQPNTQDKTPSKVTARPSQPPLPRRSTRLKT